GAAGAGTTGGCTTATGTTGCAGTTGATGGCAAATATGGATTTATTGATAAAACTGGCAAAATTGTTATTAATCTGCAATTTGATAAAGCATCTGATTTTAAGGAAGGGATGGCTCGTGTGGCCGTTGATGATAAATCTGGCTTTATTGACAAATCGGGCAATATTGTAATTCATTTTCCCAGTTTAATTATGGAAGTGATTTTTACGAAGGGCTGCTATTGTAGGTGTTGGGAATAAAGCTGGCTTTATTGACAAGACGGGCAAAATGAATATTCAACCACATTTTGATGGTGCGGGTCCTTTTATCGATGGGATGGCAGTTGTGAATATAGGTAAAAAATCGGGTTATATAGACAGAACAGGAAAAATTGTCATCAATCTGCAGTTTGATGACGCAGGATCATTTACCGATGGGATGGCTCCTGTAC
The genomic region above belongs to Saprospiraceae bacterium and contains:
- a CDS encoding WG repeat-containing protein, coding for EELAYVAVDGKYGFIDKTGKIVINLQFDKASDFKEGMARVAVDDKSGFIDKSGNIVIHFPSLIMEVIFTKGCYCRCWE